The Polynucleobacter sp. JS-Mosq-20-D10 region TGCTAAGGGTGTTCGCCGTCCAGATGGCTCATTGATTAAGTTCGATGGCAACGCTGCGGTATTGCTCAACGCTAAGCTTGAGCCAATTGGCACACGTATCTTTGGACCAGTAACGCGCGAGTTGCGTACTGAGAAGTTCATGAAGATCGTATCTCTCGCCCCCGAAGTTATTTAAGAGGCTGATATGAAAAAAATTCGTAAAGGTGATTCAGTAGTTCTGTTGACTGGCCGCGATAAAGGCAAGCAAGGAACTGTTACGGCCGTTCTCGAGAACAAATTAGTGATCGAAGGCGTCAATATTTATAAAAAGAGCGTTAAGCCAAATCCAGCAGCCGGTGTTACTGGCGGCATGATTGACAAGACGATGCCTGTTCACATTTCTAATGTGGCTGTGGTTGACGGTAACGGCAAACCATCACGTGTTGGTATCAAACTCGTGGACGGTAAAAAGCAACGTTTCCTCAAAACCACTGGCGCAACTTTAAGCGCATAAGGGGCACGGAGAAATTATGAGCACACGTTTTCAAGAACACTATCAAGCTAAAGTAGTTGCTGATTTAATTGCCAAATTTGGTTACAAGTCAGTGATGGAAGTTCCACGTATTACTAAGGTAACCCTGAACATGGGCCTGGGTGATGCAGTGAACGACAAGAAAATTATCGAAAATGCAGTTGGTGATTTGACTAAAGTAGCAGGTCAAAAACCAGTTGTGACAAAAGCGAAAAAAGCGATTGCTGGATTCAAAATTCGTCAAGGCTACCCAATTGGTGCCATGGTTACATTGCGCGGTCAGCGCATGTATGAATTTTTGGATCGCTTCGTAACTGTTGCTTTGCCACGCGTACGTGACTTCCGCGGTATTTCCGGTAAGGCATTTGACGGCCGTGGTAACTACAACATCGGCGTTAAAGAGCAAATCATTTTCCCAGAAATCGAATACGACAAGATTGATGCCCTCCGTGGTCTCAATATCAGTATTACGACGACCGCTAAGACTGACGAAGAAGCAAAAGCTTTGTTAGCAGCGTTCAAATTCCCTTTCCGCAATTAAGAGGCTAACGTGGCAAAACTATCCCTAATTGAGCGCGAGAATAAGCGCGCTAAAACTGTAGAGAAGTACGCTGTAAAGCGTGCAGAACTCAAAGCAATCATCGCCGATCAATCGCGTAGCGATGAAGAGCGCTATGAGGCTCGCTTGAAACTACAGGCACTTCCACGTAACGCAAGCCCGATTCGTCAAAGAAATCGTTGTTCATTAACCGGTCGTCCGCGCGGTGTATTCAGCAAGTTTGGTTTAGCGCGTAGCAAAATTCGCGAAATCGCCTTCCGTGGCGAAATCCCCGGTTTAACCAAGGCCAGCTGGTAAGCGGCGAAAGAATTAGGAGAACTCATGAGTATCAGCGATCCAATCGCCGACATGTTGACAAGGATCCGCAATGCGCAAGCAGTGCAGAAACCCGTAGTCTTGATGCCGTCGTCAAAAGTTAAAGTAGCTATTGCAAAAGTCTTGCAGGATGAAGGTTATATCGATAGTTTTGAAATCAAAGGTGAAGCAGCTAAGCCAGTGCTACACATTGAACTCAAATACTACGCAGGCCGTCCTGTTATTGAGCGTATTGACCGTGTTTCTACACCAAGTCTACGTATCTACAAAGGCCGCCACGACATTCCTGAAGTGATGAATGGCTTAGGTATTGCAATTATTTCAACCCCACAAGGCGTAATGACAGACCGCAAAGCACGTGCAAACGGCGTTGGTGGCGAAGTTATTTGCTACGTCGCGTAAGGAGAGAAATATGTCCCGCGTTGGTAAATCACCTATTCCAGTCCCTAAGGGCGCTGAAATCAGCATCAACGGTGCAAATATTACTGTTAAGGGTCCGTTGGGCACTTTGACACATAACTTGCATCCTTCTGTTGGTTTGAAACAAGAAGACGGCGTATTGACAGTTGTTTTAAATAACAACACACCAGAAGCTGGTGCGCAGTCAGGTACAGCCCGCGCTTTGGTAAACAACATGGTTGTTGGCGTAACTGCTGGCTTCGAGCGCAAGCTCAGCTTAGTAGGCGTTGGTTACCGTGCTGCTGCCCAGGGCGATTCATTGAAATTGCAGTTAGGTTTCTCACACGACATTATTTATAACCTGCCAAAGGGTGTAAAAGCTGAGACTCCAACTCAAACTGAAATCATTATCAAAGGTTCCAACAAGCAGCAAGTTGGCCAGGTTGCCGCTGAAGTTCGCGCATACCGTTCACCAGAGCCATACAAAGGCAAGGGTGTTCGTTACGTGGATGAGGTTGTACACCTGAAAGAAACTAAGAAGAAGTAAGCGAGATTAGAAAATGAATAAAGACGAATCCAGACAAAGACGTGCTAGGCAGACTCGTATTCGCATTGCCGAAGCATTGGCAAATCGCTTAACAGTTATCCGTAGCAATGCACATATTTCTGCGCAGGTTTATAGCCCATGCGGAACCAAGGTTGTAGCAGCTGCTTCAACAATGGAAAAAGATTTGCGCCAAGCGATCAAAAACGGCGGAAACGCTGAAGCGGCTAAACAAATCGGCAAGTTAGTTGCTGAGCGTGCTGTTAAGGCAGGCATTGTTGATGTTGCTTTTGATCGTTCCGGGCATCGTTATCACGGCCGCATTAAGGCCTTAGCTGAAGCTGCGCGTGAAGCCGGCCTGAAGTTCTAAAAAGGTTTAGGAAAAAGACATGGCAAAAATGCAAACCAAGATGCAAAACGAAGAGCGTGATGATGGTCTTCGCGAGAAGATGATTGCTGTTAATCGTGTAACTAAAGTGGTTAAGGGTGGTCGTATTCTCGGCTTCGCTGCACTCACTGTAGTTGGCGATGGCGATGGTCGTATCGGCATGGGCAAAGGCAAATCAAAAGAAGTTCCAGTTGCTGTTCAAAAGGCAATGGATGAAGCACGCCGCAAGATGATCAAAGTCTCGTTACGTAAAGGTACTTTGCAGCACACTGTGATTGGCAAGCATGGCGCGTCACGCGTGATGATTTCTCCAGCTAAAGATGGTACTGGCGTTATCGCTGGTGGCCCAATGCGCGCAATTTTCGATGTAATGGGTGTAACTAACGTGGTTGCTAAATCACTTGGTTCAACAAACCCTTACAACATGGTTCGTGCAACGATTGATGGCTTGAGCAAGATGAGCACTCCTTCTGAAATTGCTGCTAAACGCGGTAAGTCAGTCGAAGAGATTCTCGGCTAAGACCAAAAGATTAGGAATCTATAAATGACAACAACTAACTCTAAAGTCAAACTGCAATTAGTACGCAGCTTGATCGGCACACGCGAAAGCCATCGTGCAACTGTTCGCGGCTTAGGTCTGCGTCGTATCAATTCAGTTTCAGAATTGGAAGATACACCAGCTGTTCGCGGAATGATTAATAAAGTTTCTTATCTAGTTAAGGTCGTTGGCTAATAACTAGCAAGTAAATAGGCGAAGAATATGCAACTCAATACACTCAAACCAGCACCAGGCTCCAATAAAAATCGTCGTCGCGTAGGCCGCGGTATCGGCTCTGGTCTTGGAAAAACAGCTGGTCGTGGTCACAAAGGTCAGAAGTCGCGTTCAGGCGGATTCCACAAAGTTGGATTCGAGGGCGGTCAGATGCCGATGTATCGTCGTTTGCCTAAGCGCGGTTTCGTGTCATTGACACGTCGTCACGTTGGTCAAATCACTTTGAACGACTTAGCAAAAATTAACTTGCCAGAAGTAGACTTATTGGTTTTGCGAGCTCATGGTTTTGCTGGTGAGCAGATCAACTCAGTAAAAGTTATTAAGACTGGTGAACTGTCTATTGCTGTAACCCTCAAGGGTATTACTGCAACTGCAGGTGCAAAAGCAGCTATTGAAGCAGCTGGCGGCAAATTGGTTGACTTAGTTTAATTAGCTTTAAGTAAACGATGGCACTCGCACCTACCAACGCAGCAAATATTGCTCAATCAGGAAGCAAGTTTGGAGAATTACGCCAACGCTTGATATTCCTGGTTTTGGCATTGCTCGTGTTCCGTTTGGGTGCGCATATTCCTGTGCCAGGCATTGATCCAGACCAATTGGCGCAATTGTTCTCTGGTCAAAAAGATGGCATCTTGGGAATGTTCAACCTGTTCTCAGGCGGTGCGTTATCTCGCTTTACAGTATTTGCCTTAGGAATCATGCCGTACATCTCTGCCTCAATCATCATGCAGTTAATGACCATTGTTATTCCTTCACTAGAATCTTTAAAAAAAGAAGGCCAAGCAGGACAGCGCAAGATTACTCAGTACACCCGTTATGGAACTGTGCTTTTGGCAACATTCCAGGCTTTAGGTATCTCTGTTGCACTGCAAGCCCAACCAGGTTTGGTTATTAACCCTGGTCTGATGTTCGAGCTCAACACAGTGGTGACTTTGGTTACTGGCACTATGTTCCTAATGTGGCTTGGCGAGCAAATTACTGAGCGTGGTCTTGGTAACGGCATATCCATCATTATTTTCGGCGGCATTGTTTCTGGACTGCCAACCGCAATCGGCAGCTTACTTGAATTAGTTCGCACCGGTTCGATGAATATCCTGTCTGCATTACTGATCGTAGTGATTTGTATTGCAGTAACTTATTTTGTAGTTTTTGTAGAGCGTGGTCAGCGCCGTATTTTAGTGAACTACGCTAAGCGACAAGTTGGTAACAAGGTATATGGCGGCCAATCTTCATACTTCCCATTGAAGTTAAATATGGCCGGAGTTATTCCTCCAATTTTTGCTTCATCTATTATTTTGTTCCCTGCAACGATTGCTGGCTGGTTTACATCAGGCGAGCCAAGCAACATGTTTAGCAAAGTCATTAAAGACTTGGCAGCAACATTAGCTCCAGGTCAACCTGTCTACACAATTTTGTATGCAGCAGCAATTATTTTCTTCTGCTTCTTCTACACAGCTTTGGTTTTCAATAGCCGTGAGACTGCGGATAATTTGAAGAAGAGCGGTGCCTTTGTTCCAGGTATTCGCCCGGGTGATCAGACAGGTCGTTACATTGACAAAATCTTAGTTCGTTTGACATTGGCCGGTGCAATTTATATGGTTTTGGTTTGCTTGTTGCCAGAATTTTTAGTGTTGAAGTACAACGTGCCATTCTATTTTGGCGGTACTTCATTGTTGATTATTGTCGTTGTTGCAATGGATTTTATGGCTCAAGTTCAGTCATTCGTAATGCAACAACAATATGGTTCTTTGATGAAAAAAGCTAACTTTAAGATGGGCGCTTAACTGAATGTCTAAAGACGATGTAATTCAGATGGCGGGAGAAATTATTGAGAATTTGCCGAACGCAATGTTTCGCGTGAAGCTAGAGAACGGACATGTGGTTTTAGGGCACATTTCTGGAAAGATGAGGATGCATTACATCCGCATCCTGCCAGGAGATAAGGTAACGGTGGAGATGACTCCTTACGACCTGACGCGCGCCAGAATCATTTTCCGAGCGAAGTAAAGATTAAGAAGTACATATTTTTTTAGAGGTGAGTTATGAAAGTTTTGGCATCCGTTAAGTGTATTTGCAGAAATTGCAAGATCATTAAGCGCAAACGCGTTGTTCGCGTGATCTGTTCTTCAGACGCACGTCACAAGCAGCGTCAAGGCTGATCTGGTTAATTAAGAGGAAATCTCATGGCACGTATCGCTGGGGTAAACATCCCAAATCATCAACATACTGTTATCGGTTTAACAGCAATTTTTGGCATTGGTACTACCCGTGCTCGCAAAATTTGTGAAACCACAGGTGTTGCTATCGACAAAAAAGTTAAAGATCTTACTGACGGTGACTTGGAAAAGTTGCGTGATGAAGTAGGTAAATTTATTACTGAAGGTGACCTTCGTCGTGAAGTAACGATGAGCATCAAGCGTTTGATGGACTTAGGCTGCTACCGCGGCGTTCGTCATCGTAAGGGCTTGCCTGTACGTGGTCAACGCACTAAGACTAACGCGCGTACCCGCAAGGGCCCGCGTAAGTCTGGCGTGCAACTCAAGAAATAATCAAGAAAGTTTATTGACATGGCAAAACAACAATCCGCTTCTGCAGCTTCACAGCGCACACGCAAGAAGGTTAAAAAGAACGTTGCTGACGGTATTGCACACGTTCACGCTTCTTTTAATAACACCATTATTACGATCACTGATCGCCAAGGCAATGCGCTTTCATGGGCAACATCTGGTGGTCAGGGCTTCAAGGGCTCTCGCAAATCAACACCTTTTGCTGCTCAGGTAGCGGCAGAAGTAGCAGGTAAAGCTGCTGTTGAATGCGGAATCAAGAACTTGGAAGTTCAGATCAAGGGCCCAGGTCCAGGTCGTGAATCAGCAGTTCGTGCATTGAACTCTTTAGGCATCAAGATCACTGAGATTCAAGACGTAACTCCAGTTCCACATAATGGTTGCCGTCCTCCTAAGCGTCGTCGTATCTAAGCTTGGATGTTGGCAGTAAACAGTTTAGTAGTTTTTATTAAAGCCCACTGTTCATCTGAATTAAAGGGTGAACTCACCGTCAGTCGTAAGACTGCGGCAAAGAAAGGAAAGCATCGTGGCACGTTACTTAGGGCCTAAGGCCAAATTAGCACGTCGGGAAGGTACCGATTTATTTTTAAAGAGCGCACGTCGCGCCCTGTCAGACAAGTGCAAGTTAGATACTAAGCCTGGTCAACATGGCCGTACATCTGGCTCAAGAACATCTGATTACGGTAATCAATTGCGTGAAAAGCAAAAGGTTAAACGTATGTACGGAATTTTAGAGCGTCAGTTCCGTCGTTATTTCGCTGAAGCTGAGCGTCGTAAGGGTAATACTGGCTCAACATTACTTCAGTTGTTGGAATCACGTCTAGATAACGTTGTTTATCGTATGGGCTTTGGTTCTACTCGTGCTGAAGCGCGTCAATTAGTTTCCCACTGTGCAATTTTGCTCAATGGTAGCCCAGTAAATATTCCATCTATTCAGGTCAAACCTGGTGATGTAGTTGCTATTCGTGAAAAAGCGAAGAAGCAAACACGCATTACAGAATCACTCAATTTGGTTCAGCAGATGGCAGCAGTTGGCTGGGTATCAGTCGACGCAGCCAAGCTGGAGGGAACATTTAAGCAGGTGCCTGACCGTGAAGACATTAGCGGCGAAATTAATGAAAGTTTGATCGTCGAATTGTATTCACGTTAATTAAGCACTCTCAAGGAAAAAATATGCAAACAAATTTGCTCAAGCCAAAAATTAT contains the following coding sequences:
- the rplX gene encoding 50S ribosomal protein L24, whose translation is MKKIRKGDSVVLLTGRDKGKQGTVTAVLENKLVIEGVNIYKKSVKPNPAAGVTGGMIDKTMPVHISNVAVVDGNGKPSRVGIKLVDGKKQRFLKTTGATLSA
- the rplE gene encoding 50S ribosomal protein L5, translated to MSTRFQEHYQAKVVADLIAKFGYKSVMEVPRITKVTLNMGLGDAVNDKKIIENAVGDLTKVAGQKPVVTKAKKAIAGFKIRQGYPIGAMVTLRGQRMYEFLDRFVTVALPRVRDFRGISGKAFDGRGNYNIGVKEQIIFPEIEYDKIDALRGLNISITTTAKTDEEAKALLAAFKFPFRN
- the rpsN gene encoding 30S ribosomal protein S14 gives rise to the protein MAKLSLIERENKRAKTVEKYAVKRAELKAIIADQSRSDEERYEARLKLQALPRNASPIRQRNRCSLTGRPRGVFSKFGLARSKIREIAFRGEIPGLTKASW
- the rpsH gene encoding 30S ribosomal protein S8: MSISDPIADMLTRIRNAQAVQKPVVLMPSSKVKVAIAKVLQDEGYIDSFEIKGEAAKPVLHIELKYYAGRPVIERIDRVSTPSLRIYKGRHDIPEVMNGLGIAIISTPQGVMTDRKARANGVGGEVICYVA
- the rplF gene encoding 50S ribosomal protein L6, producing the protein MSRVGKSPIPVPKGAEISINGANITVKGPLGTLTHNLHPSVGLKQEDGVLTVVLNNNTPEAGAQSGTARALVNNMVVGVTAGFERKLSLVGVGYRAAAQGDSLKLQLGFSHDIIYNLPKGVKAETPTQTEIIIKGSNKQQVGQVAAEVRAYRSPEPYKGKGVRYVDEVVHLKETKKK
- the rplR gene encoding 50S ribosomal protein L18 produces the protein MNKDESRQRRARQTRIRIAEALANRLTVIRSNAHISAQVYSPCGTKVVAAASTMEKDLRQAIKNGGNAEAAKQIGKLVAERAVKAGIVDVAFDRSGHRYHGRIKALAEAAREAGLKF
- the rpsE gene encoding 30S ribosomal protein S5 encodes the protein MAKMQTKMQNEERDDGLREKMIAVNRVTKVVKGGRILGFAALTVVGDGDGRIGMGKGKSKEVPVAVQKAMDEARRKMIKVSLRKGTLQHTVIGKHGASRVMISPAKDGTGVIAGGPMRAIFDVMGVTNVVAKSLGSTNPYNMVRATIDGLSKMSTPSEIAAKRGKSVEEILG
- the rpmD gene encoding 50S ribosomal protein L30; the encoded protein is MTTTNSKVKLQLVRSLIGTRESHRATVRGLGLRRINSVSELEDTPAVRGMINKVSYLVKVVG
- the rplO gene encoding 50S ribosomal protein L15, producing MQLNTLKPAPGSNKNRRRVGRGIGSGLGKTAGRGHKGQKSRSGGFHKVGFEGGQMPMYRRLPKRGFVSLTRRHVGQITLNDLAKINLPEVDLLVLRAHGFAGEQINSVKVIKTGELSIAVTLKGITATAGAKAAIEAAGGKLVDLV
- the secY gene encoding preprotein translocase subunit SecY, translating into MALAPTNAANIAQSGSKFGELRQRLIFLVLALLVFRLGAHIPVPGIDPDQLAQLFSGQKDGILGMFNLFSGGALSRFTVFALGIMPYISASIIMQLMTIVIPSLESLKKEGQAGQRKITQYTRYGTVLLATFQALGISVALQAQPGLVINPGLMFELNTVVTLVTGTMFLMWLGEQITERGLGNGISIIIFGGIVSGLPTAIGSLLELVRTGSMNILSALLIVVICIAVTYFVVFVERGQRRILVNYAKRQVGNKVYGGQSSYFPLKLNMAGVIPPIFASSIILFPATIAGWFTSGEPSNMFSKVIKDLAATLAPGQPVYTILYAAAIIFFCFFYTALVFNSRETADNLKKSGAFVPGIRPGDQTGRYIDKILVRLTLAGAIYMVLVCLLPEFLVLKYNVPFYFGGTSLLIIVVVAMDFMAQVQSFVMQQQYGSLMKKANFKMGA
- the infA gene encoding translation initiation factor IF-1; this encodes MSKDDVIQMAGEIIENLPNAMFRVKLENGHVVLGHISGKMRMHYIRILPGDKVTVEMTPYDLTRARIIFRAK
- the rpmJ gene encoding 50S ribosomal protein L36 → MKVLASVKCICRNCKIIKRKRVVRVICSSDARHKQRQG
- the rpsM gene encoding 30S ribosomal protein S13, with amino-acid sequence MARIAGVNIPNHQHTVIGLTAIFGIGTTRARKICETTGVAIDKKVKDLTDGDLEKLRDEVGKFITEGDLRREVTMSIKRLMDLGCYRGVRHRKGLPVRGQRTKTNARTRKGPRKSGVQLKK
- the rpsK gene encoding 30S ribosomal protein S11, producing the protein MAKQQSASAASQRTRKKVKKNVADGIAHVHASFNNTIITITDRQGNALSWATSGGQGFKGSRKSTPFAAQVAAEVAGKAAVECGIKNLEVQIKGPGPGRESAVRALNSLGIKITEIQDVTPVPHNGCRPPKRRRI
- the rpsD gene encoding 30S ribosomal protein S4: MARYLGPKAKLARREGTDLFLKSARRALSDKCKLDTKPGQHGRTSGSRTSDYGNQLREKQKVKRMYGILERQFRRYFAEAERRKGNTGSTLLQLLESRLDNVVYRMGFGSTRAEARQLVSHCAILLNGSPVNIPSIQVKPGDVVAIREKAKKQTRITESLNLVQQMAAVGWVSVDAAKLEGTFKQVPDREDISGEINESLIVELYSR